The genomic DNA CTTATTGTCATTAAATTGATCAAAAGAGACATAAGCGCTGTTTTTTTGCAGAGCTTCATTCAAAGTCTCTTTCAACCTCGGTTCATAGAAGACTGTACTTAAAAATGAGATCATGTCAGCATGGTTTACACTACCATAGCGATCCAGTAAGAAGTTTTCTAACTCTACACCAAAGTCTAGAGCACTTTGATAGCGGGTTTGTAAATTTTTATCCAAAGCTTTCATGATAATATCAGAGAGCTCATGGGGTACCTTGCTGTTAATAATGTGTGGAGGGGCAATTTTAGCTTGGCGCACTTTTTTAATGAGCTCCATGGGTTCATTGGCTGTGTAACAGGAGTGCAGTGTTAACAGCTCCCATAGGACAATGCCCACTGCAAAAACATCTGATCTAGGATCAATAGCTTTTCCTGAAGCTTGTTCTGGAGACATATAAGAAAACTTTCCTTTAAGGATTCCTTTTTCTTCATCTCCAGGTTTGGCAATGGCTTTGGCAATACCAAAGTCTAAAATTTTTATGCTCCCATCAAAAGAAATCATGATGTTTTGCGGTGAGATGTCTCTATGTACAATTTGTAAAGGACGTTGATAATGGTCACACTTATTATGTGCATAATCAAGAGCATGTAGAGTTTGGCAGGCGATATGAATGCATAAAGCCACTGGAAGAGCTTTTTTTTGAATAATGCACGCCCGAAGAATAGATTTTAAATCTTTCCCTTCTAAATATTCCATGGCTAGAAAGTATTGGTTGTCTATGACTCCAAAATCGTAGATAGGAATAATATTTGGGTGGTTTAAAATTGAGGCTAAGCTAGCTTCTTGGATAAACATATTAACCAAGCTTTTATTTTGTGAGAATTTGGTGAGCATGCGTTTAAGTGCAAAACGTTTATTGGGATGCTTTTTATGGTGAGCAAGAAAAACCTCTGCCATCCCACCGGTGCCGACTTTCTCAGAGAGTATATAGTTGCCAAGTTGTTCTTTTGCTTCTGACACTAATTTTTCTCTACGCATTCATCGCCGTTAAGCTCTAGATTGTGCTAAATAGCTTTGAATTTCCTGGAGAAGGTTTTTTTGTATTTCGCCTCCAGGCTTGGTTTCAACCCAACGGTACAAAGAGCCTTGAAAATCAAGCTGTCCTGAAATTACATCGGTATAATACTGTTCTTTTGAGTCAATGGTGATTACAGTTCCTTGTTTACTGGGCTGAACAGTAAATTTCATTTTATACCTAATTTTATACGGTATTTTTGAGTTCCCATAACCAGAAAATAACCTTGAAGATTTGCCTGTAATCCAATCAGTTATGATGAGCCCATGTTCACGTCGATTAACCAATATAGGCGTATTGAGGTTATTAAGGACTTCATTGGTTGCTGCCCAAGTATCTTTATAACTGTAACCATAAATTTGTTGTGTACTATGAGCGGCAGTGTCATTTTTTTTAACGTAGGGTTCTGCAAACTGTTTTTTTGAGTTAGAGCATGCACTCAAAGCCAAGAAAACAAAAGCAGTCATAAAAAAACTTAATCTTCTCATACTTACCATTATGGCATCTAAAATGCCTGGAGCCAAGTTTCAAGGCATGCTATGAACATATTTATTATGAATAAAAGCGATCTGGTAGAAGTTCTCTATAAACAGCAAAAAAAAAGAGGGATTTCAAAAGCAGCCATAAAAGATTTTTTAGAAAGCATGACTGACCAAATGGTCTACATGTTAAAAAGGCATAAAAAAATAAGTCATCCAGGCATAGGTGTTTTACAGGTCAAAAGACGTCTAAAAAGACTGGCAAGAAACCCTAGAACTGGAGAAAGCATTGAAGTCAAAGAAAAAAAACAGGTTGTGTTTAGACCTTCTTCCAAGGTTAAAAGAGAGCTCAATGAAGTTTAGTTTTCTAGTTGATACTTTTTAATTTTTTCGTGTAGAGTAGATTTGGCAATTCCCAATTTTTTTGCAGTTTCAGTTTTGTTCCAATTATTATTATTAAGTTCTTCAAGAATAATCTCTTTTTCAACATCTTTTAGGGTTTTGGATAC from bacterium includes the following:
- the bamC gene encoding outer membrane protein assembly factor BamC, giving the protein MRRLSFFMTAFVFLALSACSNSKKQFAEPYVKKNDTAAHSTQQIYGYSYKDTWAATNEVLNNLNTPILVNRREHGLIITDWITGKSSRLFSGYGNSKIPYKIRYKMKFTVQPSKQGTVITIDSKEQYYTDVISGQLDFQGSLYRWVETKPGGEIQKNLLQEIQSYLAQSRA
- a CDS encoding HU family DNA-binding protein, which translates into the protein MNKSDLVEVLYKQQKKRGISKAAIKDFLESMTDQMVYMLKRHKKISHPGIGVLQVKRRLKRLARNPRTGESIEVKEKKQVVFRPSSKVKRELNEV
- a CDS encoding serine/threonine protein kinase: MRREKLVSEAKEQLGNYILSEKVGTGGMAEVFLAHHKKHPNKRFALKRMLTKFSQNKSLVNMFIQEASLASILNHPNIIPIYDFGVIDNQYFLAMEYLEGKDLKSILRACIIQKKALPVALCIHIACQTLHALDYAHNKCDHYQRPLQIVHRDISPQNIMISFDGSIKILDFGIAKAIAKPGDEEKGILKGKFSYMSPEQASGKAIDPRSDVFAVGIVLWELLTLHSCYTANEPMELIKKVRQAKIAPPHIINSKVPHELSDIIMKALDKNLQTRYQSALDFGVELENFLLDRYGSVNHADMISFLSTVFYEPRLKETLNEALQKNSAYVSFDQFNDNKHGQFNHSKYSKSSKLKKLTPWKIAPSLLEKYIHTFLVLILYLLSGWFIYQKKALLKAAFTSPPSFIQSTSKRISAFLTEKESSQQKISSLTSVASIEKNPPIFFFNQPIAKAIKNLRVKTILAISTRLSAIAEKPENYFKDTHSYYFSESGYTLGILFSQETNTLNIMSVKKN